The Candidatus Binatia bacterium genome contains the following window.
TAGCGCCCGGTGCGGCGCGTACCCCGAGCGCAGCCGTCATTATCGTGCTGGCCGTGCCCGTAGCGCGTATCTCGCGTTCCTCGTCGTCCTGCTTTCGTGTCTCGCACCGGCGCGCGGCGCCGCCCAGGACGATTGTTGCGAGTGCGGCGTCGAGCCGGGCCCGATCACCTGCGGTCCGGCGATCGGCGGCGCCTGCGATCCCGCGTGTACGCTGGTGCCGAACGCCGTCTGCGACGGGACCTGCGTCGCGTTTACGCCGACACCCACACCGACCGACACCGCAACGCCAGTGCCGACCGACACCGCCAGCCCGTCGCCGACGCCGAGCGCTTCGCCGACGCCGGCCTACACCCCGACGCCGACTCCCGACGACGCCCGCGACTGCTGCCAGTGCGGCACAACCTTTCCCTCCTGCGGCGCCCCCGTCCTCGGCACCTGCGGGGTCGGGTGCGAACCGGTCTACAACGCCGTCTGCGTCGGCGCGCTCGGTCGCTGCGCGACGCTCACCCCGACCCCTACGCCGACCTATACTTCGACCCCGTCGCCGACGGGAACCGTGACGCCGACGGCAACGGAGATCCCGACCGATACCGCAACCCCCACGGCGACGCCGAGCGCGTCGTCCACGCCGACCCCTTCGGTTACGGAAACGCCGAGCGGCACTCCGACCGCGACCGCCACCTCGAGCCCGACGGTCACCGCATCGCCAAGCCCCACCCCGACTTTGTTTACGCCGACGCCCTCGCCAACCCCCTCGGCAACGGCGACCGCAACCCCGGGCCCCGGCGACTGCTGTCAGTGCGATCAGCCGACCTGCGGCCCTCCCGTCGACGGGCAGTGCGCCGAAGGCTGCGTGGCCGTGTTCGGTGCGGTCTGCGAAGCGTCCGGTTTCTGTGTCGCCTACACTGCGACGGCGACATCGACGTCCGCGCCCCCGGCAACGCCAACGCCGACCTTCGCGCCGACTTGCGTCGAACTGGCGGCCGCCGGCCCGGGCGACGGGGTCCCGGACAACATTCCCGTCGGTTGCAGCGCCAACTGGGAATGCGCGCAGAGCGACGACGGCGATACGTCTTATGTCTTCAGCGGCGTCCCGCCCGCCGATCGCATCGATCTGTACAAGGTTGCCTCGCCGACGCCGAGGCAGGAGCCGATCGCGGAGGTGCGAGTCGTGGTCGTGGCGCGGGCGGTGAACGGCACCGGCACGGTCCGCCCGACACTGTGGTTGCCGGTTCTCGGATTTCGATCGCCGCGCACCTTTACGCCGGCGCTCGACTACGACACGTTCCGCACGACCTTCGCAATCAATCCGCAGACCGCGCTGGCGTGGACGTGGGCCGACCTCGTCGATGTCCAGGCCGGTGTCCGCCAGGAGGTGAGCACAGCGACCCAGATCCGCACCACCAGAGTCGCCCTGGAAGTCTGCTGGCATCCGCCGACACCCAGCCCGACAATCACGACCACGGCTACAGCCACCGGTACCGCGACCGATAGCGCCACGCCGACACCAACCGCCACCGAGACCCCGACTCCGGAGCCGACCCCGACGGCAGGCGCAACCGACACGGCGACCGCGTCCCCCGCACCGACCGCATCTCCCAGTGCCACCGAGTCTGCGACCCGGACGAACACGGCATCGCCCACGGAAACGGCGACGCCGACCCCCGCGGCAACCGACGCGGAGTCGCCGACGCCGACCCTGACCGCGACCGAGTCGGCGTTGCCGGCGGCAACGCCTACCCCAACGCCGCCGACGCCGTCGGTCACCGGCACTTCGACGGCGACCGCGACCGCGACCGTCCCGTCACCAACGCCCACGTACACACCAACCCGGTCGCCGACACCCACCCGCACGGGCACGCCGCCGACGGCAACCCCCACCCCGCGCCCACGCATCGAGTACGTCATCCCGCGCGGCGAAAACCAGTGGAACGCCGCATTCGAGTTTCAGGCGGGGCCTCCTCTCCTCATGTCGAGCAGTACGATCCCGATCGCGACCCTGGCCGCGTCCGATACGGACCGGCTGCGCACTCTGTACCAGGCGATCTACGTCGCCCCGGACCTCGGGGCGGGCGACTACGCGATGCTACAGCAAATGTCGGCGGTCGGTGGGGTCATCGAGCAGTTCGTCGCCAGCGGCGGCGCCGTCGTCATCAACGTTGCCGGCGAGCTCGGCGATTGGCTCGACGTCGCTCCGGGCGGCGTGGATTTCATCGGCGGGAAAACGCATGACAGCCAAACGGTGCTGCTGCCGTCTCACCCCTACATCACCGGGCTCGGATACGGCGGGGAACCCCTGGCCGAAGGCGACTTCACCGACTGGTTTCCTTCCGACTACGGCACGCTCGCCGAACTGCCGGTCGGCGCGGCCGTGGTATTGAGTAACGACGACGGACCGACGTGGGCGGAATACAACTACGGCGCGGGACGCGTCATCGTGACCACTCTCGCCTACTGTTACGCGGATCGGCCGGCAACTCAGGGCGTGGCGACGCGCAACCTCTTCCGCTACGGCCGCTTCTACTCCGGTTCGGCCCAGACCCCGGCCCCCACCCTGACCACGACGCCGACTTTCACCGCTACCGCCAGCCGCACCCCGACCCGTTCGCGTACCCCAACCTCCCCCCCGACCGTGACGCGCACCCCGACCCCGACGCCGGAAATCCCGCGCGGCGACGTCAACCGCGACGGCGTCGTCGACGACCTCGACCTCGAAACCCTGATCGCCGCTTTGTTCGGAGACGCGGAAGTGGAACTCGCCGACGGCGATCTCAACGAGGACGGTTCACTGTCCGCCGCGGATGTCGCGGCCTGGGTGCTGGTGCGCGGGAACTGAAGCGGTTCGGCGTGGCGCCGCCCGCGGTGCTCAACGGCAGGCGATTTCCACCCGGCGATTCAGGGATCGACCCGCCTCGGTGGCGTTGTCCGCGATCGGTTCCTTCTCGCCGCGACCCACCGCGAGCAGGCGCTTCGCCGCGATGCCGCGAGCGACGAGCGCGGCGACGACGGCCTCGGCACGGCGCCTCGACAGGTCGTCGTTGTATGCCTCGGAACCCTCGCTCGAAGTGTGGCCGACGATGCTGACCTCGGTGGCAGTAGAGGTCTTCAACCCCTCGGCCAGCGCGTCCAGGATTTCGCGCGACTCGGGCCGAACGTTAGCGGAGTCGAAATCGAAGTTGATGCCGTGGACCACGGAGCCGCAACCGAGGGCGGGCACGGCACGAGTGGAGCATTCCGTCGCGAGGTTCGGTGCCGGCGCCCCGGCGTAAAGGCTGAACGGCGCCCCGTTGGTCGAGCGCACGCCGGTAATCGCGCCGTCGGGCGTCACCGTGAGCACGAAGGTGCTCGGCACCCCGCTGTCGCGGGTCTTTCCCGTGGCGTGCAGCAGATTGCCGCCGACGGTACCGGCAAGGTCGCCGACGCCGTCGTAACACCCCGTCACGCGAACACCCTCCTGCTTGAGCTCGAGGAGAACGCCGCGCCCCTTCCATTTACCCGTGAATGCTTCCAGCAGGGGTACGGGCTCCTGACGGCCGTGTCCGACGATCTCGCTGAACTCGAAAAACGTCTTGTCGCGTTGCACATCGAGACCGCCGCCGAGAGTGACCCGGACCCAGCGCACGGGTTTGTCGCCGGTTGCCGACAAGACCGTCTTCTCCCCTTTTTTCGCATGCCTGGCGAGCGTGGCACTGGCGAGCGTCTGGAACGGGCCGTCAGGACCGCTGTCGGAGCCGGCGACTTCGATGGTTCTAACAAACGTCTGTGACGGGCTCGGCGTTTCGAGAATGTTGGGAACGACAAATTCGGTAAACGTTGTCCTGGCCGGGAGGCGATACACGAAAGCTATCCTGGTGTCGGCTGCGCCGGGCTTTCTATCCAGGGCGTAAACGTCGTCGCTGCCGTCGATGGCAAGAAGCGCCTGTTCCATTCCGACCTGCAACGCCGTGGCGTCTCCCTCGACGGCTACCGGAACGGCACCCCGGGCGAAGCCAAGGTAATCGATCTGCGGGCTGTCGTCGGTCGCACCCGCCGGCACGACGATAGTCGCCAGCGCGAGCAACGCGGAAAATGCCGACCTGAGGCGCGCGCTCCAACCTGTCATTCGAGCTCCTTCACCGCGCAAAGTCGCCGGTGCATATCGCGAGTCCACCGCATCGAAAAAACCGCTCCAACCCTGAAGCCGGCGTCCCGGTGTACGTCGAATTCGTGGGCAATGTGTGGCTGACTCAGCACTCTGGTTCATAAATTCGCCAACGTATTCTATATGATGCGACCCGCTCACCCCGATTTACGATTTCCGTGTTTGCGCGCACGGCGCGAAGAAATCGGATGGGGAGGGCGAGGCTCCCGCCGAGCCGCCGTCAGACCGTCGCGGCTCGACGGGAGCCTCGCCCTCCCAAAGGCATGGCTGATCGGGCCATTGGGTTGCGGGCGCCAGCCCGCGCTGTACTTGTCGAAGGGTGAGCGGGTGCGGATACGTTGCCATACTTATGCCGACGAGTGCTTAGCGAACTCTCATCGAGCTAACAAATAGGCGCGACTCGGACCTACGGATAGCCCATCATCGAATAGGGGAACTCTCGGTCGACGATCTCCGGCAGTGTCGGACGCTGGTACTCGACCTCGATGCGTATGTCGGGGGGGGCTCCCGAACTCGGAGAGGGAATGGGACAGGGGCTTCGGCGGAATCGGGTCGCCGTTGGGGACGAAATCGCGGAAGGCCTTGTACAGCGTGTAAATATCGTCCGCGAGGAACAGCACCGCCACCGGAGTCGAAAGAGTAATGGGCAAGCCTTTGGCAATGAACCCGCCACACTTGGTCCCGTGGCGCACCGCAAACTCCGTCGCCTTCGCCAGATCTTTCCGAAGTTGCTTTTCCGCCACTCTCTTCACTCCCTGGCCCGCAATACGCGACTCTGCCGCGCGTGCGCCTTTGATGGCTATCTCGGTGTTCTGCGGCGACACCTTCAGCGCGGCCAGTCTGGCCGCATACGCCTCCAGTGACTCGCCGGCTTCCCTCAGCGGCCAGAGCGGATCGTTGCCGAGCGGATCGACGAGATCGATAGGATCGTTGTTGGCGTAGGCGTACAGGTTCGGCCCACTCGCCAGCCCTGCCGGGTACCATCGGCGTCGGAGACGACGCTGCCCTGAGCCACCTGCACCGGGATGTTGCCGATTAGATCGATGGCTGTGACCTGAGCATCCAGGGGGATCATCGCGACATCCGGGAGGAGGTCGAAGTCCTGCCATGGCACGCTGACCTGGCGCTGCGCGAGCAAGACGCCGGTTTTCTCGTAGCGCACGGTCACGGTTTCGCCGCCGTTGACGGCGAGATCGAACATGCCGTCGGTGTGGCTGAGGGTCTCTCCGAATTCGGGGCGGTCGAGGACCGTGATCATCACGCCGGGGAGAGGCGCCCCCTCACGGGTCAGCACCTGTCCGCGCACGACGGCGGCGCGGAGTGGCTCGATGGTTCCGGGGGCGACGCCAGTCTGGATAGGATTGGTGCCGGTGTAGAGGAAGCCGGTGGTGTCGTAGACGGTTGTCGGTACGCTGCGATCCGGTCGGTCGGTCGATGAGCAGCCGCACCCGGGCAAAGGCAGCCACGCGGTGCATGGTGTTGCTGCCCGGCCCTCGGGTAGCGTTCCAGACCGGCACGATAATGTCTTTGGTGGCGAGGTGATGTAGCGCCGCTCGCGCAGCCGACGACGGCGAGGCGGCACAACCATTTGCGGCGCGCACCGCAGGTGCCCGTGCGCGATCGTCCGACACGTACAGAAGACGCCGGGCGCCGCCATCCCTATCCTTGAGAGGCAGGGTCGTGGTTCCACCTGGGCCCCAGGCGGAACGTGACCAGTACAGCAACCGGAGGTGAATAGGTCATGATCGACGGACTAACGGAACATGACCGATGTCATGATTCCGGCGTGGCAATGTGCGATGCCCGAAGTCCTGGGTCCCAGGTCAAACGTCGAGAGCCGATAGAAACATGGCAGCGCCCATTGACCGGCTTCCGTTATCCCGCTCCCGGTTTCTCATTTCTCTTCAGGTTTGCTCAACCCTGCCTCGCCGGTCCGCTTCCTCCGGTGGTGAGGAACGGGATGATCGGCATCGGGGGCATTTCCACGCTGGACCCTACGGCGGGGAGGCGGAACTCCTCGACGCCGGCGGGGCCCCAGGCGAGCCAGCGGAACGCGGGGTTATCGAGCGGGGCGCGGAAGTGAAATGCGACGCGGGCCGGTCGTCCGTCCGGCGTGACCTCGCGCACCTCGGCCGCGAAGTCCGGCCGCTGGATGATCTCACCGGCACGAAACGGGGCACTCGGGCTACGCAACAGTTGATCCGTCGGCTGGCGCAGGAACCCGTCGCGTGCGGTGATGACCAGCGTATCGTCGTCCTCGCGGTAGACCTCGTTGTGGTTCGAAAGCGAGCTCAACACGGCGACCCGGCCGGGCGCCGTGGTGGGGGTTTCGAGATGGCGGATGACGGCGAGGTACACCACCGGGAATTCGTGCCCGGTCACAAAAACGTAAGTCTGCCGCGGCGCATCGTCGTCTGCCGGTGCGGCCACGACGCCGACCTCGATCGCGGCGGCAAACAGCGGCAGGGCGGCGACACGCGCAACCAGCAACGCCGCGGCCAGTGGCCCGTGGATTAGCAGCAGGGCCCAGGTGACCAGGCGCCGCCGGCCCGTTGCCGCCGCGCTCTTCGGGCCGGGCAGGATGCCAACCTGCTCAGCCAGTACGGCCAGCAAGCCGCAGGCACCGACACCGCTGAAGAGCAGGAGGCGGTCCATCGGAAAGGCGGCGCACAGCGGTACCAGCGAAAGCACCATGCCGGCCGCCCAGAAGCGTGCCTCACGGCGTGCTATCACAAGCGGCGCAAACAGCCACGCCAGCGCGAGACAGACCGCGACCGACACGGCGGTGAGCGCGAGCTGGCCGGCACGCGGCAGGAAGATGAACAGATCGATGGGAACCTGGGTCCACTGCCCGAGTTGCAGGACCGGCCACCGCTCGCCAAGGGCGACGAGGAAGTCGAGGGGATGGTGACCGGGATCGACGTAGAGATCCGATCCGCTCGCGCCGTAGCCGAGCGCCTGGTAGATGAGCCGCCAGCCGATCACGAGCAGGCCATAAGGCAGCAGCGCAGCCGCCCGGTTGACCGACGGGCGCTCGTCCATCGTCAGCTCCCAGGCAACGAGGTAGGCCGCCGCCCCGATCCCCGCTTCGCTGGCGAGGAGAGCGACGGTCAGCGTAATGGCGGCGGTAACGAACCACCAAGTACCGCCGTCGCGCCGCCAGCGCACGTGCGCAAGCATGGCCACCGTTCCGAAGGTCAGGGCAACCAGCGCGTGGCGGTTTGCCAGCCAGCCGGCGCACATGGCGTGCGCGTCGTCGACGGCGAAGAGCACCGTGGCCAGGCCTGCCGCCGCCGTGGCCCCGTGGACCCGGCGGTACAGGAGTCCCACCAGTCCGACCGCGGCCGCATACCAGAGCAGACTCTGCAGGTGCTGTGCGGCGATGGCGTCGGGCCAGATTGCGTAGTCGAGCACGTGGGTCAACGCCGTGACCGGACGGAAGAGGCTGAGGTTGAGGTCCGGATGCGCCCACCACGTGAGCGTGCCGAGCGCCAGGGCCGCCTCGCGGCGCGGACCACGCTGCACAAAGGCGAAGAGGTCGAAGACCGGGTTACCGCCGGCGGCGACGGCACCCTTGCCCAGCAAGATCGAGCGGTGGATGTAGTCGTCCGCGAGGAGCCCGGCGCGGAGCGCTGGCAGGGTCAGCACAACGCCGAGCAGCGCAGCCGCTACCGGCATCCACGGTCTGGCCAACAGTGTCGCAACCCACGTTCGCATAGCTCTCCTTGCGGCCGCGGCGGGAGGCCGAAGCTGCACCCTGGCGCCGCCAGTGGCGAACGGTCAAGACGCGAGACGTACCCGCAATCCGGCGCTAACGGCTGTCCGCATGCCCGTAGGCCGTACCCCCCGGTCCAGAAAACCACAGCCCGCCCGGATTCCCCCTTTCGAGTCTGTCAATAAACGGCCAAACCCGGCTTCGACAAGCTCAGCCTGAGCGGTGGTGGAATTGATTTCATTGGGTTTTTCCGCGCTCACCCTGAACTCGCCGAAGGGTGAACGGGAGTTTATCGACAGTCTCTTTCCGGAACTTACCCACAGACTTGACGCACCCCCCGGGGCGTCCCGGTATCGAGGTTAACCGACCGGCGTCGGAGTCAGCGCCGTTGCGCCCACTCGATCGCAGCCTCGAGCCGGTCGTTCCCCCAGAACAGCTCGGTGCCGACGACGAACGTCGGAGCGCCGAAGATGCCGAGGGCCTGAGCCTGTTCCGTTGTCGTTCGCAGTTGTGCCCTGGCATCCGCAGACTCCGCCGCGCCCAGGACATCGGCCGGTTGCCGGCCCAGCGATTCGAGGATGCCGGCTATGACGCTTCGATCGGCAATATCGCGATCCTCGGCGAAGTTGGCGGCATACACCCGCCGGACGAACTCGGAGACCCACGGCTGCGCGGCGAATCGGCATGCCACTCGCGCCGCCAGCAGACCGTTGCGCGGAAAGCTCGATGGGCGTTGCCAGGGGATGCCCTGCGCCGCACACACCCGCTCGAGATCGCGCCACATATAACGACCCTTGACAGGATAGATATTGAACGGCGAGTCGTTCCATCCCTGGGCCTTGAAGATCGGCCCGAGCAGGAACGGCCGCCAGGTTAGTGCGACCTCCGCCGCCCGCGCCGCCGCTTCGATGCGCATGGCTGCGGGGTAGGAGTATGTGCTCGCGAACTCGAACCAGAATTCCAGATGGGCCTCCCGGAACCGATCAGTTATCGTCCAGCGGCGCGGGGTTGGTGCACTCGATGGTGCGCTGCAGCATGGGGACGGCCCCATCCCCTCCCAGGATGCCGAAGAATCCCAACCGCGCCCAATCGTTGTGATCGCGCAGTTCCGTCAGTGTTCCGCGGCACCACACATCTTCCTCAGGATCGAACGGATTGACGTTGTAGCTCACATCCGTCTCGATGACGCTATTGCCGTTCCAGTCCCAGCCCGGCGCACCGCAGGTGCCCTTGCTCTCGTCGAGATGCGCTTCGTTCAACACGATGCGGTCGCCGACCGAGTAACTCAGCAGCCCGTCGCCGATCGGATCGCAGTCGGTGTCGATGCCAGGGAATTGATAGAGGTAGTTCATCACCGAGTTGTAGTTGGGCTTGTAATTGCAACTGTCGGAGCCGCCGTGCATGAGGGCCAGATTGTGGCCAAGCTCGTGCACGATCGTTGTCGCCACATTCCAGTCCGAGTTCGCGCAGTATAGCGACACGATCATGTCGTCGCCGAACAGCTCCGCATACCCCGAGCTGTAGCTGTTGAAGTTGTAGCGGTGGGGCAGGATTGCGTAGTGGAAATAGCCGTGGCGGTTGGACGCGAAGTTGGCCGACTTGTAGGCGAGGAACTCCGCACCGTTCACGTCGCCCATGAACACCCCGTCGGCATCGTAGATCAGGTTGCCGCCGTCGAACACGCCGCCCTGACCGTAGTCGTTAATGACGTTGATCCCCGTGCTGCCGTCGGGGTTGCTCACCGGGCCCGCGGCCAGGGCGGCCGTCACCGTCGCCGCGACCGTCGCCGTGGGTCGATGCGAGTGCGCGCCGCACTCCAGGCTGTCGTCGAACCAGTCGTACTCGATCAGGATATCCTTGCGCAGCGGATTGGTGCCCAGCGCCGGCAGGTCGAGGCCCGCTGTCGTGCCCAGCAACTCGTCGCCGTCGTTCAACGAATCCCCGTCGGTGTCGTCTTCGAACGGGTCGGTGCCGATATCCGTGAGGCTGACGAAGACGCCGGTGTCGGTCTCGTAGCAGTCGTCCAGGCGGTCGCCGTCTGTATCGGCACCCACCAGGCAAGGCGGACAAGCGGCGGGGGGCGGCTGATCCTTCGATTGCACCTTCGCCCCGTCGGATTCCCTGACGTACGGCGGCACGGCGGCAGCGCAGTAGGTCTGGTCGTCGAGAACTATGACCGTCTGCGTGGTGCCGTTGGGTGCCGTCGGCGCGGGCAGTGTGCCGGTGCCTTTGGTGACCACCCTGATGGCGCGCGGGGTGACGATCAGCAGGCTGACCGAACCGCCGGCGGGAGCGTCCCTGTTCCTGTATTTCCACCCGCCGGAGCCCGCCGGCCGGCCCAGTCCCGTCCACGTTCCCGCCGTGAGCGGGTCGCGGAGCGCCCCGCCGTCGCGCCCCACCGCCACGGTTCCGCCTTGCGACTCCGGGTCGGTGGGAAGTGGGAGGGTGGCGGGATTACCGTCTTCTCCGGCCTTGATCTTGATCCTGTATTGCACGCCGGTGCCGGTCCGCGGGCTGAAGCGCGTAACGCTGCTGTCGTGACCGACCGGGTTGTCGGCCGCGTACGCCCCCTGCGCACCCCCCAGAACCAGAATCGCCACCGCGATCGGTTGCACTCGGCAAAGCGATCGATTGCGCATGACACCCTCCGTTCGCCACCGCGACCGGCCGCGAGGTTCGTTTAACACGGACATAATCGCTATACGAAGCCGGACTACGGAGAGTCAAATTAAGAATTGTCAGCAGCCTTCTCCGCCCCGCGCCCGGCGCCGGGCTAAGTACTCCGGTTCATTAGTCCGGCGACGTATTCCGTTCGTCCCGAGTAGCGCCATCTTTTCGGCGGCGTATCGAGGGGCGGGGCCGCAAAGCCGCTCGCCAGGCTGCCCCTCGATACGCCCCTGAGAAAACGGGGCTACTCGGGGCGAACGGGAAGCGTCGTACGGAATACGTCGCCGTAATTGTGCCCATCACTACTAAGGTGCCCACCCCGCTTCGTCCATTTTCGCCTGCAATCTGTCGATGCTCGCGGACAATCCCGACATGGAGGGCGCGAGGCGCTGCGCCTCCCGGCACCGCGCCAACGCATCGGCGAACCGCCCGAGCAGCTCCAGGCCGAGGCAGAGGTTGTACTGCGCGACTGCGTAGGTCGGCCTGATCTCCACCGCTTCGCGGAACTGGGCGACCGCACCGGTAACGTCGCTCGCCTCCAGCAGCGCCACGCCGAGATTGTTGCGCGCCTCCGCAAACGACGGCCGGTACCTCAGGGCCAATTCGTATTCGTCGATCGCCTCGTCGCGCTCCCCGACATCGTACAGCGCCTTGCCGAGCGCATTGTGCGCTTCTGCCGACTGCGGATAAGCCGCCAGCGCCGCCCGGAACTCCTCGATCGCCTCGCGCCGCTCGTCGGCGTGGTAAGCGTCCCACCCTCTCCGGTAGTGCTTCTCGTAGCGCTCGGCCGCGGCGGCCGCACACCCGCCCAGCAGCATTAGCAGCGCCAGCACGATCCGTCGCGCGCGTCGCATCGGCGCATTGGTTACCACATCGATGTCGGTCCGATCTACTATCGCCGAAAGACGTCGCGCAACGCGCAGAAGTCATCGGTCTTTCCGGGGCGCCGGAGTATACGCCGCGCCGTTGACCCGGCGGGCGCGGTGGCGCGCGTGATCCGGCCTGACCGACCGAGTCGATACCGCGCCTGGGGGGGGACACCATGGCTGAACGAGAAGCGAGTATACGGACGCTGCGGGGACTGCCGGTACTGCTGGTCGTGATGGCAGTGCTGGGAACGAGTGTCCGTGCGCAGGAGCCGACCCCGACCGAGGTACCCACGACCGCCAGTCGTACCCCGACCCCGACACATACGGCCACGGCCTCCGTGACACCCTCGGCGACGGAACACATGCCGCCCCCGATGCCACCTACCGTCTGACCGCAGCCGCCACCGGTACCTACACGATCCGGATTACCGCCCAGTACTCTGCCATTCTCTCCGTGCGGGACAGCACATGCACAGGAGCGGAGCTCACCTGTGTCGGCAGTCAGAGCGAGGTTCCGGAGGTGTCCCTCGACCTCAATGCCAACCAGACGGCCATCATCGCCGTGGACGGATGGGGGAGCGAGGAGGGATCGTTCTCGCTATCGATCGCCGGTCCGCCCACGCCGACCCCAACGCCGGGCGATTGCTGCACCGCGACGGAGACAGCCAGCTGCAACGAGGCGAGCTGCAGTGAGTGCGTATGCACACTCGACGTCTTCTGCTGCGCCGTACGCTGGGATGCGTTGTGCGCTGTCGAGGCGGCCAGTGGCTGTATGGCCAGCTGCTCATGCGCGTTTGCGGCGACCGCGACACCGACCCCTACCGGCACCCTGCTCCCGAGCCCGACCGCAACGGGATCGCCCTCGCTGGCGCCGATCACGATCGACACTCCGGCGGACAACAGTTTCGTTAACGCCTCGCCGATTACCGTGGGCGGCTCGGCCCCGGGGCGAGCGGTGTCACCGTAAACGGCATTGTTGTCGATGTGTGTTACAAAACGATCCCTTCAGACGGCGTGAAGGAGGCAAAGGATATGAAAGGGCAGAACGAAAGCGCGTCGAGAAAGGTCGCGCGAGAGATCCGCAAGGAGGCTGTTCGCCAGGTCGGTGGTTTCCCCAAAGAGGAACTCCGCCAGCAACTGGCCCGTGGCTGGGGCAGGGAGTTCGCGCATCAGCTGTTCGGAACCCCACGGTACCGCCGGCGGACCGGATCTAGATGAGTGCCGCGAGTGCGGCGCGAACGCCCTCGAAAATGGCTTTCGCCGCGGGTATGATCACTGGCCGGATGGCAGGGACGCAGGACTGAACGAGGTGGCCATGACGGTGACGCACAGGATCGAAACCAATCCGAAGGTGATGATGGGGAAGCCGGTGATCCGTGGAACGCGGATCCCAGTCGAGTTGATCCTCCGCAAGTTGAGCGAAGGGGCTCTGGAGAAGGATCTCCTCGATGCGTACCCGCGCCTCACTGCCGACGACATCAAGGCCGCCATCGGCTACGCGGCGGACACACTCGCTCATGAAGAAACCGTGCTTCTTGAACCGCCACGTAAGCGCGCAAGCCGCTGAGTCCGATGCGTTTTGTGGCCGACGAGAGCTGCGACTTCTCGGTCGTCCGCGGTCTGCGTAACTCCGGACACAACGTCGCAGCGATCGCAGAAATAGCTCCCCGAGCCGTAGACGAGGAGGTGCTGAAGCTCGCTCTTCAAAGGGGAACGATTCTGATCACAGAAGACAAGGATTTCGGGCAGCTCGTATTTGCGAGCATGAAGGCTACCGAAGGTGTCCTGCTGCTACGTTTCCCCGCGCGAGCGCGGTCTGGCCTCGCATCGGCGGTTCTCGATCTGGTTGCGAAACGGGGAGACGAACTGCCGGGTTGTTTCGCGGTTTTGCAGCCCGGCCGTGTCCGAATAAGGCGCCGATGAGCAGGAGGAAGATTGGATGGGGCAACGAGCTGGCTCACCAGCTGTTCAGAGTTGCGAGAAAGTGCCGGCGCCACAGTCGGGGTCGCTGAGGATGGCGGTGTCCGATCCGGCTAGCCCGGCAGAATGGCGAACCGGAAGCATCGTGTCGAACAGCGATCCTCGAAGAGGCCGCGCCGGTGTCGTGGTGGCCGCATTGCGATAGGGTTTGAAGATAGTGGCGGTGATAGGTATGGCGTCCGAGCGGATCG
Protein-coding sequences here:
- a CDS encoding dockerin type I domain-containing protein → MAPLVFTAGSARCGAYPERSRHYRAGRARSAYLAFLVVLLSCLAPARGAAQDDCCECGVEPGPITCGPAIGGACDPACTLVPNAVCDGTCVAFTPTPTPTDTATPVPTDTASPSPTPSASPTPAYTPTPTPDDARDCCQCGTTFPSCGAPVLGTCGVGCEPVYNAVCVGALGRCATLTPTPTPTYTSTPSPTGTVTPTATEIPTDTATPTATPSASSTPTPSVTETPSGTPTATATSSPTVTASPSPTPTLFTPTPSPTPSATATATPGPGDCCQCDQPTCGPPVDGQCAEGCVAVFGAVCEASGFCVAYTATATSTSAPPATPTPTFAPTCVELAAAGPGDGVPDNIPVGCSANWECAQSDDGDTSYVFSGVPPADRIDLYKVASPTPRQEPIAEVRVVVVARAVNGTGTVRPTLWLPVLGFRSPRTFTPALDYDTFRTTFAINPQTALAWTWADLVDVQAGVRQEVSTATQIRTTRVALEVCWHPPTPSPTITTTATATGTATDSATPTPTATETPTPEPTPTAGATDTATASPAPTASPSATESATRTNTASPTETATPTPAATDAESPTPTLTATESALPAATPTPTPPTPSVTGTSTATATATVPSPTPTYTPTRSPTPTRTGTPPTATPTPRPRIEYVIPRGENQWNAAFEFQAGPPLLMSSSTIPIATLAASDTDRLRTLYQAIYVAPDLGAGDYAMLQQMSAVGGVIEQFVASGGAVVINVAGELGDWLDVAPGGVDFIGGKTHDSQTVLLPSHPYITGLGYGGEPLAEGDFTDWFPSDYGTLAELPVGAAVVLSNDDGPTWAEYNYGAGRVIVTTLAYCYADRPATQGVATRNLFRYGRFYSGSAQTPAPTLTTTPTFTATASRTPTRSRTPTSPPTVTRTPTPTPEIPRGDVNRDGVVDDLDLETLIAALFGDAEVELADGDLNEDGSLSAADVAAWVLVRGN
- a CDS encoding OmpA family protein, which encodes MTGWSARLRSAFSALLALATIVVPAGATDDSPQIDYLGFARGAVPVAVEGDATALQVGMEQALLAIDGSDDVYALDRKPGAADTRIAFVYRLPARTTFTEFVVPNILETPSPSQTFVRTIEVAGSDSGPDGPFQTLASATLARHAKKGEKTVLSATGDKPVRWVRVTLGGGLDVQRDKTFFEFSEIVGHGRQEPVPLLEAFTGKWKGRGVLLELKQEGVRVTGCYDGVGDLAGTVGGNLLHATGKTRDSGVPSTFVLTVTPDGAITGVRSTNGAPFSLYAGAPAPNLATECSTRAVPALGCGSVVHGINFDFDSANVRPESREILDALAEGLKTSTATEVSIVGHTSSEGSEAYNDDLSRRRAEAVVAALVARGIAAKRLLAVGRGEKEPIADNATEAGRSLNRRVEIACR
- a CDS encoding 2-hydroxychromene-2-carboxylate isomerase translates to MRIEAAARAAEVALTWRPFLLGPIFKAQGWNDSPFNIYPVKGRYMWRDLERVCAAQGIPWQRPSSFPRNGLLAARVACRFAAQPWVSEFVRRVYAANFAEDRDIADRSVIAGILESLGRQPADVLGAAESADARAQLRTTTEQAQALGIFGAPTFVVGTELFWGNDRLEAAIEWAQRR
- a CDS encoding tetratricopeptide repeat protein, translated to MRRARRIVLALLMLLGGCAAAAAERYEKHYRRGWDAYHADERREAIEEFRAALAAYPQSAEAHNALGKALYDVGERDEAIDEYELALRYRPSFAEARNNLGVALLEASDVTGAVAQFREAVEIRPTYAVAQYNLCLGLELLGRFADALARCREAQRLAPSMSGLSASIDRLQAKMDEAGWAP
- a CDS encoding DUF433 domain-containing protein, with the protein product MTVTHRIETNPKVMMGKPVIRGTRIPVELILRKLSEGALEKDLLDAYPRLTADDIKAAIGYAADTLAHEETVLLEPPRKRASR